Within Desulfobacter sp., the genomic segment CGGGCACCGGGATACCGTTCATCCTTTACCTCAAGGGCAATGCCGATATCCCCGTTCATCAAGCCCAGGCTGTAATCGTTGCGGGTTACCATCACCGGGCGACCGGGGTACCAGCCCCGTACAGCCGGGATACCGCCGGCTTCAAAAAGGATATCCGCAGTTGCACGGTTCAGCCCGTCCACCCCAAACTCTCCTTTTCGAAGGGGGGTGAGCAGCCTGAAGCGGTTAAATTGGTCCAGCACGGCGTTGAGCCAGTCCGTTTGAGAATCAAACCCGGCCGGCCCTTTGGCCATGGTGTCAAGATAGGCCCGGTATCCGGCCGGCCCCGGCGATTGGCTGGCAAAGGCCCCGGGGTTGCCGTCCAGTACCAGACGGCTGAAAACCGCAGCCCCGGATGAGGGCATTGCCAGCTTTGAAATATCTTCAAATCCCTTCTCCCAGGTCCGGTCCACCCCGGTTTCGTCGCCCCGGTTCACGGCCCGGGCCAGGGCCCCGATGCCGCTGTCATCATGGAAACGGTGGCTTTTTCTCAAGAGTACGATATGCTGGTCAAGGCCTGTGCCGGGCCCGGAAAAGCCCGAAATATCATATCCGGTGGCCTTTTTAACCAGCGCCGTTGTTTCCTTCCTGTACCCCGGTTTCCCCGCCGTGGCGCAAATATCCCCCAGCACCGATCCCGCCTCCACCGAGGCCAGCTGGTCCTTGTCACCCAGGAGGATGAGGCGGGCGCCCCGGGGCAGTGCCCCCAGCAGGGCGTCCATCATTTCAAGGTCAATCATGGAGGCCTCGTCCACCACCAGCAGGTCCAGATGCAGGGGATTTTCCCTATTATGGATGAAATGCCTGGAATCGGGCCGGGCCCCCAGCAGGCGGTGGAGGGTGGAAACCTCCGAGGTCATCTGTCCCCGGATATCCGCCGGCAGCCGGTCCAGGGCAGCGCCCATGGATTCGGTGAGCCTTGCGGCGGCCTTTCCCGTGGGGGCGGCCAGACGGATACGCAGGGGCCGCATTTCCTCTAAAGCCATGGACTGAAGCAGGGCCAGAATCTGAACCACGGTGGTGGTTTTGCCCGTCCCCGGCCCCCCGGAGATGACGCAGAAGGTGGAGGATGCGGCCACGGCAGCGGCAATGGTCTGCCAGTGGATCTCTGCTTTTTCTTTTTCAGCCTTTGTTCTCAGCCCTGAAAAGAGCCGGTCCAAACGGCCCGCCATATCGTCGGGAAGGGGCAGGCGGTTGCAGATACGGGCCAGGACAGCTTCGGACACCTGCCGGGTGTACCCCCAGAACCGGCGCAGATAGAGCCGGTCCCGGTTCAGCACCAGGGGGGCGGCATCCCCGTCTTTGCCCACCAGGGCCGAGTCCTCGAGGGCCCTGACCCATTGCCTTCGGGTCACCCCGGCCAGGATCTGGGAGGGCTTGGGCGGCATCTGCTCCCCGGTCTCTCCCTCCGGGGGAAGGGAAAGGGTGCCGTCGGGGTCGGCCAGGGCCACCTCTATATCCAGGCAGATATGGCCCCGGCCCAGCTGGTGGCTGGCCAGGGCCGCGGCCATGAGTACCAGGGCGCAGGCCCCGGGCTCCTGCCGGTGCAAAAAACCGGCAAAGGCCCGGTCCAGGGGCCTCAGCCATCCCCTGGCCGTCCAGGTCCGGATCAATTCTGTCAATGCATCCACCTCAATCATGGCCTCACCCCTTTTCTGAACATCCGGTCCAGCTCAATTATCGCATCCTTCGGCGGCTTGTGGGCGTAAATGCCCTGGCCTCCCCTTCCCACGCCCCGGAGAAACAGGTAGACAGCCCCGCCCACATCCCGGTCATAATCGTAATCCGGCAGCCGGGCAGTCAGCAGCCGGTGAAGGGCCAGGATATACAGCAGATACTGCAGGTCGTACCGGTGCCCCGCCATGGCATGGGCCATGGCAGGACCGTCATAGGCGGCCCCGGTATCTCCCAGGTGATTGGATTTGTAATCCAGGACAAAATAACGGCCCTGGGAACAGAAGACCAGGTCAATAAACCCTTTGAGCATACCGTTTACCCGGTCCCGCCTCAGGGCCGGCCGCGGAATGCCGGGCAGCACGGTGCCGGTAACCAGCCGGTCCAGTCTGTGGATCTCCACCCCGTGGGCCGGGAACATGAACTCCATTTCCGCCCGGCACAGCGCCCGGGTGAAATCCGCCAGGCGGATACCGGCCCCGCCCCCTTCTCCGGCGGGAAATCCTTCTCCCATGTCAAAATCCAGCAGCGCCATGAACCAGTCCGTGAGTACCCCGGACCAGTCTTCCCAGCCCCGCCGGGTGCAGCGGCGGGTAATTTCATCCAGCACCATGGGCCGGTCCCGGGACACCCTGTCAAAGCCGCTTGCCGCCGCCCATTCCAGAATATCATGGAGAAATGTCCCCGGTTCCGGCCCCCTGGGAAAGGTGTGGATGGACCGGGCGCCGGCGGCCACGGCCACGGCCGTCCCGGCCTCACCGCCGGTTTCCATGAGCTGGTCCTGGGAAGGGGTATCCGGGGAAGGGGCGTCCCCGGCCACGGGCGCCGGGCCATGGCTTTCCATGGCCGCCCCGGCAAGGATTCCGGAATAGGAGGTAATCCGCCAGTTACGGGGAATCCGGCCGGTAAATTTCCTGGCCGGTCCGGGCACCGGCTCCGGTCCCCCTCCGCCGGCAATATCATCCGGGACATCGGGCAAGGGCGACACCTCGATATCCCGGCACTCCCCCCTGGCATCGGCCAGCAGGCCGGCAAGATCATCTGTTTTTATCATCTGGCCGCCGGCCAGCAGGTGGCCCACGGCGGACTGGTGAAGGTCGGTGGTTTCCCCTTTTTTGGTGGTTTTGCCCATGACACCCATCCCCAGCCAGCAGGCGTGGCAGGCACGGGTCAGGGCCACATACAGCATTCTTAAATCTTCGGCCAGCCGTTCCCGGTCGGCCCGGGCCAGGGCATCGCCGTCGGGATTCACCATTTTCTGCAGCCGTCCCCCATCGTCATGAAACCTTGCCACGGCCGTGTTCCGGGCGGTGGTTTTCCTGAAGCTGCAGATAAAGGGAAGAAAGACCAGGGGATATTCCAGGCCCTTGGATTTGTGGATGGTCACCACCTGCACCAGTTCTTCGTCGCTTTCCAGGCGAATGATCTGTTCGTCTGCACCGGCCGTGGGGGTCTCAATCCTATCGGCAAGCCAGCGGAGCAGCCCCTGCTCACCGTCCAGGGTGGCGGCTGCGGCCTGGAGCAGTTCGGCCAGGTGGAGGACATTGGTCATCTGCCGTTCCCCGGAACTGCCGCCCCGGGAATGGATACCCACATTGAAACCGGCCAGCAGGGCCCGGACCATGG encodes:
- the recD gene encoding exodeoxyribonuclease V subunit alpha, which translates into the protein MIEVDALTELIRTWTARGWLRPLDRAFAGFLHRQEPGACALVLMAAALASHQLGRGHICLDIEVALADPDGTLSLPPEGETGEQMPPKPSQILAGVTRRQWVRALEDSALVGKDGDAAPLVLNRDRLYLRRFWGYTRQVSEAVLARICNRLPLPDDMAGRLDRLFSGLRTKAEKEKAEIHWQTIAAAVAASSTFCVISGGPGTGKTTTVVQILALLQSMALEEMRPLRIRLAAPTGKAAARLTESMGAALDRLPADIRGQMTSEVSTLHRLLGARPDSRHFIHNRENPLHLDLLVVDEASMIDLEMMDALLGALPRGARLILLGDKDQLASVEAGSVLGDICATAGKPGYRKETTALVKKATGYDISGFSGPGTGLDQHIVLLRKSHRFHDDSGIGALARAVNRGDETGVDRTWEKGFEDISKLAMPSSGAAVFSRLVLDGNPGAFASQSPGPAGYRAYLDTMAKGPAGFDSQTDWLNAVLDQFNRFRLLTPLRKGEFGVDGLNRATADILFEAGGIPAVRGWYPGRPVMVTRNDYSLGLMNGDIGIALEVKDERYPGARVLRVVFPTAGSEPKLVLPSRLEAVETVFAMTVHKSQGSEFDHTALVLPGSMGPVMTRELVYTGITRARSFFTLAGPNPEILSRAVAQRTHRASGLGDLLRAGAPAPQ